The Bombus vancouverensis nearcticus chromosome 7, iyBomVanc1_principal, whole genome shotgun sequence region AGACTTGATGAATTGCTGTAAAACAGTACAATTAAAATATAgtttcaatattaaaaataaatatcttttcaatTTGTAGTATTGAAAATTACCTATTAACAATTTTAACATGATCATGTGTAGGCCATAAACGAATAGTGCCATCCAAACTTCCACTGGCAATGTATTGACCATCACAACTCCAGTCTAAATTCATAATCGTGTCTTCGTGGCCTTTAAGTTCAGTTAACAATGCGTTAGTTGATAAATCCCAAATAGAAATAGATTTGTCATCGCCTAGAATAAAGTCtcaattaataaattacaaaatacatattattttacgaaatattattataaactgtCTTACCTGCAGCTGCCAAATATTTCCCATCTGGACTAAAGGCTAAACTATAAATCGTTGACTGCGCGCCTATATATACCCTTAATAAATTTCCGTCGTCCTTATCCCATAATCTCACAGTCTTATCAGCAGACCCAGTCGCTAAATATCGAGCGTTTGGGTGAAATTTGACACactacaaaataatataatatataacaaaattaatgcaaattttaaatttattttttacatatttttttaagtaTATGAATCCTTGAATATATAAAAgggaatattttttttatatatttgaaatacatACATTTATATCTAAAAAGTGACCGGCAAATATACGTAATGGAAATATCCTATCTAAAGACCATAATTTGGCAGTTCTGTCATGAGAACCAGTTGCTACATATAGATTAAATACACTAAGATCCATACACCATATAGGATAATTATGACCACTGTAACAAATTACATTTTAGTTTTAGTGTATCATAGTCAATTTAAATACGTACCTATAAATTGCGGCACATGTGTAATCATTAAGTCTCCATGCCCTCATATCTTTATCACTAGATACAGAAAGTAATATATCCGATTCTGGAATAAACCTTAAATCATGTACAATATCGGTATGTCCTCTAAGTATCACTGCCCCTCCTTCAATCCTTAAGATGAAAtacaaaattgtataatattatatcgtTCTATGTACTTAATGCACTGAAATTTAAAAAGATTTTGAAATTATAGGAACTTACATTTCATCTGACGTATCgtaaaatttatgtaaaaatggAATATCAGAGGCAAATGTGAAGGAAGGTTCTTCATACTTTGGCTTAATTAATACTGTTTCATTTATACCCCACAGCCTAATCTCTGTAGTACTAAACCCTACTGCTAATTTATCCATATTGGGTGGAATGGCACCACTACTTGCActataaagataaataaataaattttatatgacttctgcaattttctaattattactACATTGACCTTcaacgaaattaattttttagatAAATAAATTCCTATATATGTAATTACTTTTCAACAGCATTATTTACTGCAAATATTCGTAGAGGTTGATGAGCATTATTTCGAATTAATCTTATAGCCTCTTGTAATTCTCTCATTTCACGGTCAGCTCCAGTACCTGATGGTTGTTCTACATATCCATTAATCCCCACCTCAGAACGTATACTTGCATCTTCACATCCTTCTGTGTCTGTTTCAGGCACAtccattttcttaattattgtTACATGAGTGTTTAttatctaaaaataaaataattattaaattattatattttatattatatatataacaaaaaataaaataaataaataattattttgtaatcaatatataacattttttataatattacctgcattaatattatatgaccatgttttgagagaaattgttgaAGACATAAGTGAGCAACATCTGACATATCCACTTTATATTTTCTAGTTCTAAATGAATTAACTAAAGGTCTTAATTCAATATCTTGTACTGAAAATACACTGGATAGTTCTTCTAAAAAATCTTTCTCTGTTTCACTGTTGAATTCATTTTGATGTGATTTTAGAAATTGAATTGCTGCTTGCCTGTTACCAGTATGTAGCATCTCTAAATACAAGTGACAAAATACAGGGTATAGAAGCCCTTTTAATtccatttttaatttatcatcgAGTACAATATTTACCCACATCTTCAACCtagagaaaaaatatattttaaaaatgaaatctcTCAGTAaagattatatataattaatttaatatactgAAACagatataacaaaaatttaaagAGATATACCGTTGATACGCTTGATCTGCAGCAGTAACATCAATGCTAATGGCACTAAAAATGATTGAATTATCTTGGGAAGTGGCAGAAGCAGCAGTTGCACTCAGAGTCATTTCATCACTTGTTCGGCAATGTATTTGATTGCCTTTACAAAAAATGTCGCTAGTCTATAatagatatttgaaaataacAAGAGGTTATGTCAATTTAATAGTTGTAATTCAACTTCaaaaaacatttttttagtaaaaataagaaCGTAACCTGCCTGATAATGACGTCGTTTTAAATATGATTCAATTGTAGCATTAATTAATTCACTCTTTAAACGTTTCATCTTTTTGAGATTATACGTTGGTTATGttcaaatgaaaatatttaaccATAAGAAAAACGtcaaataataaaaatcattgaaaGTACGTAGTTTTAACAATTACTTAAAAAACCAATTGAATGCaaataatattcatattttgTCAACAATTAACAGAACAGACATCGAGTTTGAATAACTGCTATTATTATGTATGTTTCCATTAATGAAGTGAATTGGAACTTGAATAAACATTCAATTAGTAATGTTCGGCATATTGTTTTCATTACTAATTCCTCTTAAACTTTCATACTTTATTCAACCTTATTTATAACATATAGATCTATAAACAAATAGTTGCCGCTCGCCAGTCATTCTGAAAGTCAAAAACATATCTTTTCCCTAGAAAAGTACTTCTCATGCTTGAATTATTTGGGCACGTGTTTCTAATTTAtgcataaatataaaacaattaaattttCCATTAGCATTTAACATCAAATTGGATTGCTATATTTCTTATtcataaattcaaatattttgtcAACAAATTTAAACATAAGACTTTTGAAATGTTGAATAGCCATTAATACAGTATAGGGACATGTCGGACTTTAGTAATTTTAAGTAGGGGTAGTTTACTTACAACTAGAAATACTAATTGTTATAAACagttataaataattgaaatatttatttataaaaatctaaTTTTACATAATGTAAATGTTGTTTTATAAGATCTTCTTGGCCTGTGAATGGCACAATAATATTTAAGTCCACTGCTGAcctaaaatacatatatacattgtaAAAGctgataatataataatatcggTACCGGTACAAAAAAGGTATacaatattcatatttatactgCTTTCATTAGCAATATtaatgtattttttttaatatatgtaatatctatattatattacttattGAACATAATAGCATTATATTATCttctataataaaattattacacaAACGTATTTCTAGTAATGAAAACTTACAAATCAGAACAGAGCAAGTTTAAATCCTGAGGTATAAAGTATCTCATATGCGGAGACAAATCAACAAAAGGATCATTATCGTTTTCAAAATTGTCAAATTCTTTTAACCTGCAAAATATAAAAAGGTAATATAAATGctacttttatttaaataaaagtagTAACTATAATTTGTACTAACCGTACAATAAAATGTTTAGGCTCTTGTAATGTCGATTTTCCGATATTACGTTTAGATAAATTAAATACTGTAGGAAATACTGCATCACGGAAATCGCCAATATTTATGAAACTATACTGTTCTAAATTTTTAACAGATAAACTATTGTTAAATCTTTGTGTGATTAATGCACGCATTATTGGAGTATCTACCCAAACAACGCGGCATTCTTTATGGAGCATTTCTGCAAACCAATCAAAAGCACCGACCTCGGCTACATAATTCCATTGCATGCCATCATACCAATCGTGTACCTGTAAGGTatatagatattacaattaatcAATGTTACATTGTAATAGAAAATCACATCTTCAATTGTAGTAAATTATATCTTTGTAGTCTTTCTTAAACTGTATATTATTGTAAATAACTTACAACACACCGGCAAACATGGCTAAGTAGTCCGCGAAAATCTGCCATCAATGCCATAAACGATTCAGAACCCTTAGGATATAGCAatataatatctgtatttttaaCATTGGCGtcttcaaatttttctttttttttatatttagtttCATTGGTTTTAAGAACATTTCcattgaaaatatttctttgaaagCTTTTTCCTTGCATactataaatatgtatgataTAGATGAGATACATAATTccaataattgtaaatatagttAATGTAATAATAGTAATTGGCAGGTACGAATAAGAAGTTGTATCAGAATTAATTTTAGTTGGTACACCAAAAGTTGAAATAGTAATATCTTGACAACCTGTAAATAAAACATCCATTATATTATACTACACAGCAATAAAAAAGTTATTATACATCTAAATTCAAACTGAGAAATATTGACTATCTTAAGCAACAAATTAagaaagatatataaatatagtaatatCAGTTTACTTACTTTGATACCAAGAACATATGTCAGGTGGTTCCCATAAAGTGTATTCTTGACATCTTATATcacgatataaaaatattgaaacacAATAATTTACCTTTTGTGAAATTTCAGTTTGAAATGTCAAATTTCTATTATATACTTCATTTGTTAACTAATAgtgaaataacaaattttaattacataaCAGTATACTAGAGTATAACTGAGAAATATCAAACATAAGACTTACCAAAGTTGTATTAAAGTTATAATTTTTATCTCCTAAATAACTGTCCtaaaaatgatatataaattttataaaaatttagttTACTTACATTATCAAATTCTAACTTAACATATACACAGGAGTCTAAATATTTCACAATAATATGAAACATCATCAATCTAGTCATATTATGTATTGTTAAAATTTTACCAAAACATTGAAGCTCCAAACAGCATTAGGAAATTCTTTCTTATTAAAAGGACAGCTTTCATTTCCAGATGAATCATACCAAAGTTTTCCCAACCTTATTACTCCAGCTGTAACCATAGGTTTATAAAGGAGTACCTCAAGAAGTcccatttttctaaatttatcaaattttcaaaatttaaataaaattctaatatttaagaaaatatgacataaaaatattatataactatTTTCTTAATAGATATTGTACAAATTAATCAATCTTTACTTCACAATATAAACTTACTTATCAATATTATAGTCATATGTACATTCAAATATTGGTGTCATGATTTCTGTTCGTTTATATTTagtttttatgaatttattatgtTTTAACATCTTTACATCCTTATCAAAAGAAAATTGAACAGAATAACATGCGGTAAATATATATGGAACAAAAATTCCAATAGTGTTCTAAAAAACAAAGAATAGATGTTAAATCTTCCGACAAATTATTCATTTTATACAATGTCAAAATTAAAAGTTATTACCTGATACTGTTTATCTGAAACAAACCATATGGTACTCCTAGTATGAGTTTCACTTCCATAAGAGTTGTGAAATTTATAATTGACACACTTTTCTTCACTAGTTGATGCATTAGTTAACAAAGttaatacatatttacatatactTTTTGGTGGTTTAAGATTAATCTGTATAATAGCTGTGAAACattaaatatgatttaaaaattttataatgtaacataaatagattttatttatacttaaaatgttattattattacatatatatatactttagtCTAATTATTTGTTCTGAAAATctagatatatatttataaatatatattattatttaccaGGAgattcagaagcttcatttttattttctattattgaaaaattaacaTCAGTGGAAATATCTTCGCTTGTACAATATCTTATAGATGAGATATTATTATTCAagttatttgttaatattttacaaCCATCAGTATCACAGATATACTGtaagtaaaaaatttttttaataaaataaagtaaatatagGGCTCTATTTTTACAAGCGATATTGATAAATGAGTGATGAATATACAggcataaaaataaatatcaaatattacatttaattactTATTGTACCTATACTTACTTTACGTTCATTTGTGTATGGAAAAGATGAATATGTAACTGCAATCAGGAACACAGTTATCATATAACCTTTAAGCATAACTGAACTATGCTTTTACAGAATCTATATCGTATTCAAACTTTGTATACTttataatcaaatttttaaatttcctatgaATTTTTTgtgtttatttagaaaaaaggATTCTCACAAtctttccaattaaaaaaattgaCACACATTATCTCCGACTGTTGATACTATTTTAATACGTATTTTTAAATGGAACATACTTATTCAATGTCACATCCATGTGTGTAACAGAAAAATGTTGTAACGGAGTAGCGATAACAATCTTTAAAAATAAAGCGAATTTGCTTGTATGTGTATGCACATGTATGTATACACATGCGCGTTGCTCAAGCAGCGCCTTTTAAATTCGgtatctatatatacatatactgaTTAAGATATTGGTTACAAAAAATAATATCTAAACTGTtaatatttggaaaaatataagaaatttacaaagaaaaaaatataagaaagttACAAAAGAATTGTAGACAAACTTACCTATTCTTAAAAGTTACAATGCATATAATCAAGAGAGGAGAAAGTACAGaagagaaacaaaaagaaaagtatTTAAAGTATTTGTAGAACTCGTAAtcgttattttaatttttcagtaattttactgatttttataaacgattattacatatattttgattttttcgcaatgcaaattaattttatataagtaaagtatatataaaaatcaaattataaTGTGAAGTAAATGAGTTAGAAGCACATTAAATTCCGATATACAGTCGTATCTCACTTCACCATACCATATATCTATATGTACGTAAGCGTGCGTATCTGACAACGCAGTTGTCTTGAAATTATATACATTTACTAATACTCATGGTCATAATtcttaataaatattacataattgtatttttatatgtaataaacATTTGTTTATAACAAATAGTAATATTATCCAAAAAGTTACAACTTGAAGAATTTAAAAAGCATGCTTCAGTTGTATGCTCTATAgtcatttgtttttttttagGATGAATAATAACGCGATAAACTTATAAAACTTATAGAATGTACGAAGTGATCAAAAAACAAATTATTGCAAACAGAATTATCTGTATATACCTTTCACAGCCTATCTTACtgcaaattaatttttagttCTTTTTAAAAAACGACATGTCGATACTGCTGAGCAAACAAACCTGTTATTACTCATTTATGCATGAAGTATAGCATTAATATCCTGTTAGTAAAACTTACATACTACAATAAAAATGATAGAAAACGAGAGGTTTTAATACTAACAAGAAGGATATTTACCGAACATAACTACTTTTTAAAATCGAGCTAAACCCTCATTCGCATTATTAGAATCGTTCGGCGAACGATTCCAGACATATTCTTTTAAGACAGGTTCACAGAAAACCTGCATTGCATAAGGAAGTCTTTTGTCAGATTTAAAAACTTCTTCTTACGAGGAAATAAATCCTATTTGATCTGTACTACATACgaagaattattaaacattCTTAAGCTAGCAATATAAACCGTTTCCTTGATTTTCGATTACATATTTCTGTAAATATTGCGCAGCTTTCTCACTTAAACCAAGATTAGGTAAGTCTTTTTCAAATTGTTCGATCGTTCCAGCACCAGCAATGTAACCATTCAATTTAGCAGCTAAAGGTGAATTTCGAAGAACCTCGTCGCTGGTGAGACCAGTAGTTTCGATTAACCATGGATGATTTCGAAGTCGATACTTTTGATGATaactgaaaaaaataaaaacgaatcaatcatttaaaaatattgaaaatcacttatttaaatattttaattcgttGTGGACAAATCTAAAATTTTTAAGTAAATATGAACGATATATTTAGCCTAATAAAAATCAACGTAAAAGATCGAATCAAATAATATTACATCATTAATAGATGgaactttctctctttttctatcaTATAACAATGTTAATTAAAGTAATGTATCGATCcaaaattatttccttttgtACTTCTCTACGAAAAAAATTGTTATAGTTATAATGCATAATTCTTACTCCTCAGCCGGGTAGAACTTTTCGAATTTTCTTATCTCGGTGAGAATTAGGTTTGTACGCTTCCGCTGTTCTTGTTCACGTGACTTTTCAGCTAGCAACTTTTGTTCTTCATCATGATACAAGACCAGTGACATATACTGGAAccaatagaaaaaaaataatcatcttttaataattaataagattaaaaattaaatacttataATAAAAATCATTATACACATTTACCTGTCTCTTGATCTTTGTAGTGAGACCATATTCATGATTCTGCCAAAATAAAGCGAGTAATTgtgtatatgatattacgtctGGATTATATTCGATATCGACGACTTCCGTATGATCTCCACTGTAAACGAGAATAGAATAGATTACGGTATTACAGGTCATAAATACATTACAGAGGTATTATCTGATATATAGCGATTAATAAATTTGCGATAAAAAAGAAGCATGTAGAAGGTATTAATATTTGTActaggaaaattaataaaaatacatgtaagtgttgttttgtagataattatctttattgtatatttttaaaaaatgatattaGATAAACTATTGTTCAAGAACAAATTTTGCACATACCTAAAAAAAAGTTTTAGGCATACTTGGTTATTCTTAGAGAAAGAAAATGTAAATGGTATAAGAACatacatatttctataaattgGTGATTCCTTTTGTCCTCCGGCATAGCCAACGCAAGTCCTAATTACACCGGGTAAAACGCCAAAAAGACAATCGCCAGCCCAAAAGCATCCCATTCCGAATGTTGCACGTTTTGCTTGGATTTCTTTGAATTGTCCTGGCATCTTGTTCGACTATCGTCATCAACACGTGCCAAATCACGTAGAAGGTCATAAAAGAGAGTACTTGATACAATTACAAAAATGCTAACGGAAATTGAGTATGCTAGATTATGATATCAACGCAAGGGATATAAGCGAAAATCGTTCGATTCACGTGCCGTAATGATGTTTTGATTTGATCCGATAAAGAAACCTGAAACCTGCTAAGTAACGGTTAAGCTGAGGATGACTAGTGGCAGAATAGTATCAGTTTTCTAGCGAAGATTTTATCAAACaaaatcatttttcttttatgtAAAGCACAAAAATTCTTAATTCTTCCTCGATATTAatagaattttagaaatttaaacATTGGAAATGTTTTTAACGGGTGTTAGTGTTAGACCTAATAAAATGCTTATGAATATAAGTAAAATTAATTCTAAGTATTTTAGTATCGACACCTGTCTGGAGATTtcgtttgtttaaaaaattattttgccGTATATTGACCTTGTATCTTTATGCTTAGAAACAGTCCTTTTTTACGACACCCGTTGTGTATAAATTACAGATCTGATGCTTGTGTCAGATGCGTGTACAAAAAAAGCGTGAAGAAATTATACAGGGTGAACCACATAACTTGATCACCTTCAT contains the following coding sequences:
- the wda gene encoding will decrease acetylation isoform X2; translated protein: MTLSATAASATSQDNSIIFSAISIDVTAADQAYQRLKMWVNIVLDDKLKMELKGLLYPVFCHLYLEMLHTGNRQAAIQFLKSHQNEFNSETEKDFLEELSSVFSVQDIELRPLVNSFRTRKYKVDMSDVAHLCLQQFLSKHGHIILMQIINTHVTIIKKMDVPETDTEGCEDASIRSEVGINGYVEQPSGTGADREMRELQEAIRLIRNNAHQPLRIFAVNNAVENASSGAIPPNMDKLAVGFSTTEIRLWGINETVLIKPKYEEPSFTFASDIPFLHKFYDTSDEMIEGGAVILRGHTDIVHDLRFIPESDILLSVSSDKDMRAWRLNDYTCAAIYSGHNYPIWCMDLSVFNLYVATGSHDRTAKLWSLDRIFPLRIFAGHFLDINCVKFHPNARYLATGSADKTVRLWDKDDGNLLRVYIGAQSTIYSLAFSPDGKYLAAAGDDKSISIWDLSTNALLTELKGHEDTIMNLDWSCDGQYIASGSLDGTIRLWPTHDHVKIVNSNSSSLVPETESPQIFSTYCSSILSLRYYNKNNSLVCIGTVDNL
- the wda gene encoding will decrease acetylation isoform X1, producing the protein MKRLKSELINATIESYLKRRHYQTSDIFCKGNQIHCRTSDEMTLSATAASATSQDNSIIFSAISIDVTAADQAYQRLKMWVNIVLDDKLKMELKGLLYPVFCHLYLEMLHTGNRQAAIQFLKSHQNEFNSETEKDFLEELSSVFSVQDIELRPLVNSFRTRKYKVDMSDVAHLCLQQFLSKHGHIILMQIINTHVTIIKKMDVPETDTEGCEDASIRSEVGINGYVEQPSGTGADREMRELQEAIRLIRNNAHQPLRIFAVNNAVENASSGAIPPNMDKLAVGFSTTEIRLWGINETVLIKPKYEEPSFTFASDIPFLHKFYDTSDEMIEGGAVILRGHTDIVHDLRFIPESDILLSVSSDKDMRAWRLNDYTCAAIYSGHNYPIWCMDLSVFNLYVATGSHDRTAKLWSLDRIFPLRIFAGHFLDINCVKFHPNARYLATGSADKTVRLWDKDDGNLLRVYIGAQSTIYSLAFSPDGKYLAAAGDDKSISIWDLSTNALLTELKGHEDTIMNLDWSCDGQYIASGSLDGTIRLWPTHDHVKIVNSNSSSLVPETESPQIFSTYCSSILSLRYYNKNNSLVCIGTVDNL
- the LOC117159037 gene encoding uncharacterized protein LOC117159037 encodes the protein MLKGYMITVFLIAVTYSSFPYTNERKYICDTDGCKILTNNLNNNISSIRYCTSEDISTDVNFSIIENKNEASESPAIIQINLKPPKSICKYVLTLLTNASTSEEKCVNYKFHNSYGSETHTRSTIWFVSDKQYQNTIGIFVPYIFTACYSVQFSFDKDVKMLKHNKFIKTKYKRTEIMTPIFECTYDYNIDKKMGLLEVLLYKPMVTAGVIRLGKLWYDSSGNESCPFNKKEFPNAVWSFNVLDSYLGDKNYNFNTTLLTNEVYNRNLTFQTEISQKVNYCVSIFLYRDIRCQEYTLWEPPDICSWYQSCQDITISTFGVPTKINSDTTSYSYLPITIITLTIFTIIGIMYLIYIIHIYSMQGKSFQRNIFNGNVLKTNETKYKKKEKFEDANVKNTDIILLYPKGSESFMALMADFRGLLSHVCRCVVHDWYDGMQWNYVAEVGAFDWFAEMLHKECRVVWVDTPIMRALITQRFNNSLSVKNLEQYSFINIGDFRDAVFPTVFNLSKRNIGKSTLQEPKHFIVRLKEFDNFENDNDPFVDLSPHMRYFIPQDLNLLCSDLSAVDLNIIVPFTGQEDLIKQHLHYVKLDFYK
- the MsrA gene encoding methionine sulfoxide reductase A isoform X2, whose protein sequence is MPGQFKEIQAKRATFGMGCFWAGDCLFGVLPGVIRTCVGYAGGQKESPIYRNIGDHTEVVDIEYNPDVISYTQLLALFWQNHEYGLTTKIKRQYMSLVLYHDEEQKLLAEKSREQEQRKRTNLILTEIRKFEKFYPAEDYHQKYRLRNHPWLIETTGLTSDEVLRNSPLAAKLNGYIAGAGTIEQFEKDLPNLGLSEKAAQYLQKYVIENQGNGLYC
- the MsrA gene encoding methionine sulfoxide reductase A isoform X1, whose product is MVTPNLTLLLRRSFIAINYRYLSNKMPGQFKEIQAKRATFGMGCFWAGDCLFGVLPGVIRTCVGYAGGQKESPIYRNIGDHTEVVDIEYNPDVISYTQLLALFWQNHEYGLTTKIKRQYMSLVLYHDEEQKLLAEKSREQEQRKRTNLILTEIRKFEKFYPAEDYHQKYRLRNHPWLIETTGLTSDEVLRNSPLAAKLNGYIAGAGTIEQFEKDLPNLGLSEKAAQYLQKYVIENQGNGLYC